The following proteins are co-located in the Triticum aestivum cultivar Chinese Spring chromosome 1A, IWGSC CS RefSeq v2.1, whole genome shotgun sequence genome:
- the LOC123077335 gene encoding zinc finger protein ZAT12, translated as MMKRFAFEEREMARVLLLVSREQAMPMPMPSSVGASVTGRGDRAPERAFMCKTCDRVFPSFQALGGHRASHKKPRLDGDGDFKPKMHGCSICGLEFAVGQALGGHMRRHRAMVAGGHGVTAGPPAKTVNNLDDSSNAVVVVGSGGGIKPGLWLDLNQPPCDDVGGSDVDHGECGHDAAAAGYTFHQFLDAGTMPVDCVGY; from the coding sequence ATGATGAAGAGATTTGCGTTCGAGGAGAGGGAGATGGCGCGCGTGCTGCTGCTCGTGTCGCGCGAGCAGGCGATGCCCATGCCGATGCCATCGTCGGTAGGTGCGAGTGTGACCGGGCGTGGTGACCGCGCCCCGGAGCGGGCGTTCATGTGCAAGACGTGCGACCGCGTGTTCCCGTCGTTCCAAGCGCTGGGCGGCCACCGCGCTAGCCACAAGAAGCCGCGGCTTGATGGCGACGGCGACTTCAAGCCCAAGATGCACGGCTGCTCCATCTGCGGCCTTGAGTTCGCTGTCGGTCAGGCGCTCGGCGGCCACATGAGGCGTCACCGTGCCATGGTTGCAGGAGGCCATGGCGTCACGGCCGGGCCGCCGGCGAAAACGGTCAACAACCTTGACGACAGCAGCAACGCCGTTGTGGTTGTTGGCAGCGGAGGCGGCATCAAGCCCGGGCTATGGCTCGACCTGAACCAACCGCCGTGTGACGATGTGGGTGGCAGCGACGTCGATCACGGCGAGTGCGGCCATGACGCCGCAGCCGCTGGGTACACGTTCCACCAGTTCTTGGATGCCGGCACCATGCCGGTGGACTGCGTCGGCTACTAG
- the LOC123077412 gene encoding zinc finger protein ZAT12: MTKRYAFEEKEMARMLLLVSREQAMPMPMPMAVRGDRAPERVFVCKTCDRVFPSFQALGGHRASHKKPRLDDGGNLKPKLHGCSVCGLEFAIGQALGGHMRRHRAMAVGGGGGVMAITPPTAAIKKHGDSSDDAVVGMKRGLWLDLNHPPCDEYGTSSESDDECGHDAAAGGYTFHQFLDTGTMEVDCV; the protein is encoded by the coding sequence ATGACAAAGAGGTATGCTTTTGAGGAGAAGGAGATGGCGCGCATGCTGCTGCTCGTGTCGCGGGAGCAGGCGATGCCCATGCCGATGCCGATGGCGGTGCGCGGTGACCGCGCCCCGGAGCGGGTGTTCGTGTGCAAGACGTGCGACCGCGTGTTCCCGTCGTTCCAGGCGCTGGGCGGGCACCGGGCCAGCCACAAGAAGCCACGGCTGGACGACGGGGGCAACCTCAAGCCCAAGTTGCACGGATGCTCTGTCTGCGGGCTGGAGTTCGCCATCGGACAGGCGCTCGGTGGCCACATGCGGCGCCACCGTGCCATGGCcgtaggcggaggtggtggcgtcATGGCTATTACGCCGCCGACAGCAGCGATCAAGAAGCACGGCGACAGCAGCGACGACGCCGTTGTCGGCATGAAGCGTGGGCTGTGGCTCGACTTGAACCATCCACCTTGCGATGAGTACGGCACCAGCAGCGAGAGCGACGACGAGTGCGGCCACGACGCAGCTGCCGGCGGGTACACGTTCCACCAGTTCCTGGATACCGGCACCATGGAGGTGGACTGCGTCTAG
- the LOC123187491 gene encoding phragmoplastin interacting protein 1 gives MVLARKKLKQKLHALLPGGGAEGEAAAEEKKIKVRLVASKRPRPKRPGPRPPRTKSAKNKKASPEKSPAPAVEAEGPEEKAEGLEEPAVDEADPASKAELERRRKERRKEEKEKRKKKKEKMRARKLAEAEAAASKKSDGEPGKQGPEVDGGDDLEEPAVVDEAALAQRAEVMRRREERRKEKKEKRRVRRLMEAEAAANKKSDDEAEKQDVEVAGADAAVSDDSEHNLDATKMEGEAKEIKSEEVKKIKSEEPGQAGVSDNPIVSQDSEQSIKKVYVGGIPYYSSEDDIRSFFEGCGSITALDCMTFPDTGKFRGIAILTFKTDAAAKRALALDGADMGGFLLKVQPYKANREKVKSNHEKEDFAPKMIEGYNRTYVGNLAWDVTEDDLRKFFSDCKISSIRFGTDKETGEFKGFAHVDFSDSTSLAIGLKLDQNVIKGRPARIRCAVPKKENQKPDDKATSDSSKNNIRTCYECGTPGHLSFACPNKKVSEVISSENKDNTDSAEALSKKRRTCYECGVPGHISSACPNKKASEVIADETKANIDSATTSSKKRRTCYECGIPGHLSSACPNKSAPEVIADETKANTESATTASKKRRTCYECGIPGHLSSACPNKSAPEVIADENKANTESASTASKKRRTCYECGVSGHLSSACPNKKATEINPEEAVKPVGGSSTEPSAVSGENKPSDDTSSAPPKKKKRRTCYECGIAGHLSSECPNKAK, from the exons atggtgcTCGCGCGCAAGAAGCTGAAGCAGAAGCTCCACGCGCTCCTCCCCGGCGGGGGCGCCGAGGGGGAGGCTGCCGCGGAGGAGAAGAAGATAAAGGTGCGGCTGGTGGCCTCCAAGCGGCCCCGGCCCAAGCGCCCGGGGCCCCGCCCTCCCCGGACCAAGAGCGCCAAGAACAAGAAGGCGTCTCCGGAGAAATCACCCGctccggcggtggaggcggagggcCCGGAGGAGAAGGCGGAGGGCCTGGAGGAGCCGGCCGTGGACGAGGCGGACCCTGCGTCGAAGGCGGAGCTGGagcggcggaggaaggagaggaggaaggaggagaaggagaagaggaagaagaagaaggagaagatgcGGGCCAGGAAGTTggcggaggccgaggcggcggcgagcaagaAGTCTGACGGAGAGCCGGGGAAGCAGGGCCCGGAAGTGGATGGTGGTGACGACCTTGAGGAGCCGGCGGTGGTGGACGAGGCCGCCCTGGCGCAGAGGGCGGAGGTGATGCggcggagggaggagaggaggaaggagaagaaggagaagaggagggtCAGGAGGCTGATGGAGGCGGAGGCCGCGGCTAACAAGAAGTCTGATGATGAGGCGGAGAAGCAGGACGTGGAGGTGGCCGGCGCTGATGCAGCTGTGTCAGATGATAG TGAACACAATCTAGACGCCACAAAGATGGAAGGAGAGGCGAAGGAAATTAAGTCAGAAGAGGTGAAGAAAATCAAGTCAGAAGAGCCTGGCCAGGCAGGTGTATCTGACAATCCAATTGTGTCGCAAGATAG TGAGCAAAGTATAAAGAAGGTGTATGTTGGTGGCATCCCGTACTATTCATCTGAGGATGACATTAGAAGTTTCTTTGAAGGATGTGGTAGTATCACTGCGCTGGACTGCATGACTTTTCCTGACACCGGGAAGTTCAGGGGTATTGCCATTCTCACATTCAAG ACTGATGCCGCCGCAAAAAGGGCATTGGCCCTTGATGGTGCAGATAT GGGAGGATTCCTTTTGAAAGTCCAGCCTTACAAGGCTAACCGCGAAAAGGTCAAATCTAACCATGAGAAGGAAGATTTTGCCCCAAAGATGATAGAGGGATACAATAGGACATATGTTGGAAACCTAGCTTGGGACGTAACAGAGGATGATCTGAGGAAGTTCTTTTCTGATTGCAAGATCTCATCCATCCGTTTTGGAACAGACAAGGAGACAGGTGAATTCAAAGGCTTTGCACATGTTGATTTTTCTGATAGCACATCTCTTGCTATTGGTCTGAAGCTTGACCAGAACGTGATTAAGGGGAGACCAGCCAGAATCAGATGTGCTGTTCCAAAGAAAGAGAACCAGAAACCAGATGACAAAGCAACTTCAGACTCATCAAAGAACAACATCCGTACATGTTATGAATGTGGCACTCCTGGCcatctctcttttgcttgccctaATAAGAAGGTTTCTGAAGTCATATCCAGTGAAAATAAGGATAATACTGATTCAGCTGAAGCATTGTCGAAGAAGAGACGCACGTGTTATGAATGTGGCGTTCCTGGCCATATATCGTCAGCTTGCCCCAACAAAAAGGCTTCTGAAGTCATAGCTGATGAAACTAAGGCCAATATTGACTCAGCCACAACATCATCGAAGAAGAGACGGACATGCTATGAATGTGGCATTCCTGGTCATCTATCATCTGCTTGCCCAAATAAAAGTGCTCCTGAAGTCATAGCTGATGAAACTAAGGCCAATACCGAATCTGCCACAACAGCGTCGAAGAAGAGACGGACATGCTATGAATGTGGCATTCCTGGTCATCTATCATCTGCTTGCCCAAATAAAAGTGCTCCTGAAGTCATAGCTGATGAAAATAAGGCCAATACTGAATCTGCCTCGACAGCGTCGAAGAAGAGACGGACATGCTATGAATGTGGCGTCTCCGGTCATCTCTCGTCAGCTTGCCCCAACAAAAAGGCCACTGAGATTAATCCCGAGGAAGCAGTTAAACCTGTTGGTGGCTCAAGTACGGAACCTTCAGCTGTTTCTGGTGAAAATAAACCTAGTGACGACACAAGCTCGGCGCCTCCAAAGAAAAAGAAGAGACGGACGTGCTATGAATGCGGCATAGCTGGTCATCTCTCATCAGAATGCCCCAACAAGGCCAAATGA
- the LOC123187510 gene encoding uncharacterized protein, which translates to MAGGKMAAATAAKWAEGYPWKEKLAKYKGELSKGVWGYWELGAWKPLGISGRQRARLRKEVLLAGEDWTYDPPRGEMRTKRKGHKVDRIAAEKRANTVELMKKMPQMLLDYKKRRWDKKMKEEEAAAAKAT; encoded by the exons ATGGCCGGGGGCaagatggcggcggcgacggcggcgaagtgggcggaGGGGTACCCGTGGAAGGAGAAGCTGGCCAAGTACAAGGGGGAGCTGAGCAAGGGGGTGTGGGGGTACTGGGAGCTCGGGGCGTGGAAGCCGCTGGGGATCAGCGGCCGGCAGCGCGCGCGGCTCCGCAAGGAGGTGCTCCTCGCCGGCGAGGACTGGACCTACGACCCGCCCCGCGGCGAGATGCGCACCAAGCGCAAGGGCCACAAGGTCGACCGCATCGCCGCCGAGAA GCGTGCCAACACCGTTGAGCTGATGAAGAAGATGCCCCAGATGCTCCTCGACTACAAG AAACGCAGATGGGATAAAAAGATGAAAGAGGAggaggcagcagcagcaaaggctACTTAG
- the LOC123187500 gene encoding glucose-6-phosphate isomerase, cytosolic has translation MASPALISDTDQWKTLQAHVGAIHKTHLRDLMTDADRCKAMTAEFEGVFLDYSRQQATTETVDKLFKLAETAKLKEKIDKMFKGEKINTTENRSVLHVALRAPRDAVINSDGVNVVPEVWAVKDKIKQFSETFRSGSWVGATGKPLTNVVSVGIGGSFLGPLFVHTALQTDPEAAECAKGRQLRFLANVDPVDVARSIKDLDPATTLVVVVSKTFTTAETMLNARTIKEWIVSALGPQAVSKHMIAVSTNLKLVKEFGIDPNNAFAFWDWVGGRYSVCSAVGVLPLSLQYGFPIVQKFLEGASSIDNHFHTSSFEKNIPVLLGLLSVWNVSFLGYPARAILPYSQALEKLAPHIQQLSMESNGKGVSIDGVRLPYEAGEIDFGEPGTNGQHSFYQLIHQGRVIPCDFIGVIKSQQPVYLKGETVSNHDELMSNFFAQPDALAYGKTPEQLQSEKVPENLISHKTFQGNRPSLSFLLSSLSAYEIGQLLSIYEHRIAVQGFIWGINSFDQWGVELGKSLASTVRKQLHASRMEGKPVEGFNPSSASLLTRFLAVKPSTPYDTTVLPKV, from the exons ATGGCGTCGCCGGCGCTCATCTCCGACACCGACCAGTGGAAGACCCTCCAG GCGCACGTCGGCGCGATCCACAAGACGCACCTGCGCGATCTCATGACGGACGCCGACCGATGCAAGGCAATGACGGC GGAGTTCGAAGGCGTCTTCCTGGACTACTCGAGGCAGCAGGCCACCACGGAGACCGTCGACAAGCTCTTCAAGCTGGCAGAG ACCGCAAAGCTCAAGGAGAAGATTGACAAGATGTTTAAAGGCGAGAAG ATAAATACCACGGAGAACAGATCAGTGCTCCATGTGGCTCTCAGGGCTCCAAGAGACGCAGTCATAAACAGTGACGGGGTGAACGTGGTCCCCGAAGTTTGGGCTGTTAAGGATAAAATCAAGCAGTTCTCTGAGACTTTCAGAAGTGGCTCATGG GTTGGGGCAACTGGGAAACCGTTGACAAATGTTGTCTCAGTTGGGATTGGTGGTAGCTTCCTTGGACCTCTGTTTGTGCATACGGCTCTCCAGACTG ACCCAGAAGCAGCAGAATGTGCCAAAGGCCGACAACTGAGATT TCTTGCAAATGTTGATCCAGTTGATGTTGCACGGAGCATCAAAGATTTAGACCCTGCAACTACTCTTG TTGTGGTTGTCTCAAAGACCTTCACGACAGCTGAAACAATGTTGAATGCTCGAACTATCAAGGAGTGGATTGTCTCTGCTCTTGG ACCTCAGGCTGTTTCCAAACACATGATTGCTGTCAGTACTAATCTTAAG cttGTCAAGGAGTTCGGAATTGACCCTAACAATgcttttgcattttgggactgggtTGGCGGCCGCTATAGTG TTTGCAGTGCTGTCGGTGTTCTGCCCTTGTCTCTTCAGTATGGATTTCCAATTGTTCAGAA ATTTCTGGAGGGTGCTTCCAGCATTGACAACCACTTCCACACATCTTCATTTGAGAAAAATATACCT GTACTCCTTGGTTTGTTGAGTGTGTGGAATGTTTCATTTCTCGGATATCCGGCTAGG GCAATATTGCCGTACTCTCAAGCACTTGAGAAACTAGCACCACATATTCAGCAG CTTAGCATGGAGAGTAATGGAAAGGGTGTCTCCATTGATGGTGTTCGACTTCCATATGAGGCTGGTGAAATTGATTTTGGTGAACCTGGAACAAATGGGCAACACAGCTTCTATCAATTAATCCATCAG GGAAGAGTTATTCCTTGTGATTTCATTGGCGTCATAAAAAGCCAGCAGCCTGTTTACTTGAAAG GGGAAACTGTCAGCAATCATGATGAGTTGATGTCCAATTTCTTTGCTCAGCCTGACGCACTTGCTTATGGAAAG ACTCCTGAACAATTACAGAGCGAGAAAGTTCCCGAAAATCTTATCTCTCATAAG ACTTTTCAGGGCAACCGGCCATCACTGAGTTTCTTGCTGTCTTCATTATCTGCCTATGAGATTGGACAG CTTTTATCCATCTATGAGCACCGGATCGCAGTTCAGGGTTTCATATGGGGAATCAACTCGTTTGACCAGTGGGGAGTGGAGCTGGGCAAG TCACTGGCTTCTACAGTGAGGAAACAGTTGCATGCATCACGCATGGAAGGAAAGCCCGTCGAGGGCTTCAACCCCAGCAGCGCAAGTTTGCTCACACGGTTTCTTGCG GTTAAACCATCAACCCCATATGACACGACAGTGCTTCCAAAAGTGTAA